One Azospirillum sp. TSA2s genomic region harbors:
- a CDS encoding TetR/AcrR family transcriptional regulator, which translates to MDASKDDDGCCPGNGTEGACEGGGRKRDRAATEGALLDAAKLVFAERGFDAATTREIAGRAGVNEQLIQRYFSGKSGLLLAVVERYWREEAGGCDLPPPDDDLETDLARFLHAQLKHSWKCRDFTRVVLARALVDQAVADEMARTLSESRIPCLLRRLEGFRARGVIAADADLANVAAGIATLSFGLGFLDQVVFGRDDAGICAMVGTLAHTIAHGLTPR; encoded by the coding sequence TTGGACGCAAGCAAGGACGATGACGGCTGTTGCCCCGGCAACGGGACCGAGGGCGCGTGCGAGGGCGGGGGGCGCAAGCGCGACCGCGCGGCGACCGAGGGCGCGCTGCTCGACGCCGCCAAGCTGGTGTTCGCAGAGCGCGGATTCGATGCGGCGACGACGCGGGAAATCGCCGGGCGGGCCGGGGTCAACGAACAGCTGATCCAGCGCTATTTCTCAGGAAAGAGCGGTCTGCTGCTGGCGGTGGTGGAGCGCTATTGGCGTGAGGAAGCGGGCGGCTGCGACCTGCCGCCGCCGGACGATGACCTGGAGACCGATCTCGCCCGCTTTCTCCATGCCCAGTTGAAGCATAGCTGGAAATGCCGCGACTTCACCCGCGTGGTGCTGGCCCGTGCGTTGGTCGATCAGGCGGTGGCGGACGAAATGGCGCGCACCCTGTCGGAGAGCCGTATCCCCTGTCTGCTGAGACGGCTGGAAGGCTTCCGCGCGCGCGGCGTCATCGCCGCCGATGCCGACCTCGCCAATGTGGCGGCCGGCATCGCGACGCTCAGCTTCGGACTGGGCTTCCTCGATCAGGTGGTGTTCGGCCGCGACGATGCCGGCATCTGCGCGATGGTCGGCACGCTGGCCCACACCATCGCCCATGGACTGACGCCTCGCTGA
- the rarD gene encoding EamA family transporter RarD gives MVQTPPPAKAPISTTAAFVAALASYLIWGLVNPVFFKSLGDVGAVEIVAHRVVWTVVLVGIGVLSTRGPAAVVAAVGSWRRLGILVVTTLLVTVNWTVFIWAVVNSRLVEASLGYFINPLVNVLLGVLFLHERLSRGRMLAVAIAAAGVGSLVVSYGTVPWVALSLALSFGFYALVRKKAAIDPVIGLLVETALLLPAALGYLLWLGGDGAFGHGWGESTLLVLAGPMTAVPLVLFMFGATRLTLTTLGLLQYVGPTGQLLLGVLVYGEAFTRNHAITFACIWVALAVFTADAVHSHRSTTRAAAAE, from the coding sequence ATGGTTCAGACCCCGCCGCCCGCCAAGGCCCCGATCTCCACAACCGCAGCGTTCGTCGCGGCGCTCGCCTCATACCTGATCTGGGGGCTGGTCAACCCGGTCTTCTTCAAATCGCTGGGCGATGTCGGGGCGGTGGAGATCGTCGCGCACCGCGTGGTGTGGACCGTGGTACTGGTCGGCATCGGCGTGCTGTCGACCCGCGGGCCGGCGGCCGTCGTCGCCGCGGTGGGCAGCTGGCGCCGGCTGGGCATTCTGGTGGTCACCACCCTGCTGGTCACCGTCAATTGGACCGTCTTCATCTGGGCGGTGGTGAACAGCCGGCTGGTCGAGGCCAGCCTGGGATATTTCATCAACCCGCTGGTCAATGTGCTGCTGGGCGTGCTGTTCCTGCATGAGCGGCTCAGCCGCGGCCGGATGCTGGCGGTCGCCATCGCCGCGGCCGGCGTCGGCAGCCTTGTCGTCAGCTATGGCACCGTGCCCTGGGTCGCCCTGTCGCTGGCGCTGTCCTTCGGCTTCTACGCCCTGGTGCGCAAGAAGGCGGCGATCGACCCGGTGATCGGGCTGCTGGTGGAAACCGCCCTGCTGCTGCCGGCCGCGCTCGGCTATCTGCTGTGGCTGGGCGGCGACGGCGCCTTCGGGCATGGCTGGGGCGAGAGCACGCTGCTAGTGCTGGCCGGGCCGATGACGGCGGTGCCGCTGGTGCTGTTCATGTTCGGCGCGACGCGGCTGACCTTGACCACGCTCGGGTTGCTGCAATATGTCGGGCCAACCGGGCAGCTTCTGCTGGGCGTGCTGGTCTACGGCGAGGCCTTCACCCGCAACCACGCCATCACCTTCGCCTGCATCTGGGTGGCGCTGGCGGTCTTCACCGCCGACGCGGTCCACAGCCACCGCAGCACAACCCGCGCCGCCGCCGCGGAGTAA
- a CDS encoding GNAT family N-acetyltransferase, which translates to MMIQSEVIRPVSPDEADAVAPLTWASYRSLLSLTDPEETRLCRPCAVAAWDGDRPTGLALSAVSPGRPLEAGEQTLLSLTVARPWRRRGLALRLLAALEGALPALGVRQLAVSYSSRLPAADAFAATLRAAGWPEPEPSRLRICGAVRDTVRVFRDRDSLMTRMTAEGFRLWSWRERGTEAETLVQALIDRGEAPVWARPTHWRGMLDPDLSLVIGAGDVIVGWALCVHQPDLSRWFFPIGWVRPPYDRRGWLMGAYAEGAERVAARHGGDSVAVIETASGQSGMWRLFERRFAPHAHWIDRMMTSERPLGF; encoded by the coding sequence ATGATGATTCAATCAGAAGTTATTCGCCCCGTCTCTCCGGACGAAGCCGACGCGGTGGCACCACTGACCTGGGCGTCCTACCGCTCCCTGCTGTCGCTCACCGACCCGGAAGAGACGCGGCTTTGCCGGCCCTGCGCCGTTGCCGCGTGGGACGGTGACCGGCCGACCGGTCTTGCGCTGTCGGCCGTATCGCCGGGCCGCCCCTTGGAGGCGGGAGAGCAGACGCTGCTGTCGCTGACCGTCGCCCGGCCCTGGCGCCGGCGCGGACTGGCGCTGCGGCTGCTGGCGGCGCTGGAGGGCGCCCTGCCCGCGCTCGGCGTCCGGCAACTGGCCGTCAGCTATTCCAGCCGGTTGCCGGCGGCGGATGCCTTCGCCGCCACCCTGCGCGCCGCCGGCTGGCCGGAACCGGAACCGTCGCGGCTGCGCATCTGCGGGGCCGTGCGCGACACCGTGAGGGTCTTTCGTGACCGCGATTCGCTGATGACGCGCATGACGGCGGAAGGCTTTCGCCTGTGGTCCTGGCGGGAGCGCGGGACCGAGGCGGAAACGCTCGTCCAGGCGCTGATCGATCGCGGCGAGGCGCCGGTCTGGGCACGGCCCACCCATTGGCGCGGCATGCTGGACCCCGACCTGTCGCTGGTCATCGGCGCGGGTGACGTCATCGTCGGCTGGGCGCTGTGCGTGCACCAGCCGGATCTGTCGCGCTGGTTCTTCCCCATCGGTTGGGTCCGCCCACCCTATGACCGCCGCGGCTGGCTGATGGGCGCCTATGCCGAGGGGGCTGAGCGGGTGGCCGCCCGCCATGGCGGCGATTCGGTGGCGGTCATCGAGACGGCCAGCGGCCAGTCCGGCATGTGGCGGCTGTTTGAGCGAAGATTCGCGCCGCACGCCCATTGGATCGACCGGATGATGACGAGCGAGCGCCCGCTCGGTTTCTAG
- a CDS encoding NHLP leader peptide family RiPP precursor, with protein sequence MTSQAGVDPLLQLRRQAEAALVDRAQSDAAFRALLVKDPHAALKTLFGTDPIPGIAIKVVEEQPGEMTLVLPAADQSELPDDLLDLASGGTSFSAFILYGPNDAPPKPKKK encoded by the coding sequence ATGACTTCGCAGGCTGGTGTCGATCCTCTGCTGCAACTCCGTCGTCAAGCCGAAGCCGCCCTGGTGGATCGTGCGCAATCCGACGCTGCGTTCCGCGCTCTGCTGGTCAAGGACCCGCATGCGGCCCTGAAGACCCTGTTCGGCACCGATCCGATCCCCGGCATCGCCATCAAGGTGGTGGAGGAGCAGCCGGGCGAAATGACCCTGGTCCTGCCCGCCGCCGATCAGAGCGAGCTGCCGGACGACCTGCTGGACCTCGCCTCCGGCGGGACCAGCTTCTCCGCCTTCATCCTCTACGGCCCGAACGACGCGCCGCCGAAGCCGAAGAAGAAGTAA
- the grxD gene encoding Grx4 family monothiol glutaredoxin, whose protein sequence is MVDQNVVERIEQDIKNNDVVLYMKGTPVFPQCGFSAAVVQVLSHTGVKFKGVNILEDPGLRQGLKEYSNWPTFPQLYVKGELVGGCDIVREMYESGELQTLMADKGVATGAAA, encoded by the coding sequence ATGGTCGATCAGAACGTCGTCGAGCGCATCGAGCAGGACATCAAGAACAACGATGTCGTGCTGTACATGAAGGGGACCCCGGTGTTCCCGCAGTGCGGCTTCTCCGCCGCCGTCGTCCAGGTGCTGAGCCACACCGGCGTCAAGTTCAAGGGCGTCAACATCCTGGAGGATCCGGGCCTGCGCCAGGGCCTGAAGGAATACTCGAACTGGCCGACCTTCCCGCAGCTCTACGTCAAGGGCGAGCTGGTCGGCGGCTGCGACATCGTCCGCGAGATGTACGAGTCGGGCGAGCTGCAGACCCTGATGGCCGACAAGGGCGTCGCCACCGGCGCCGCCGCCTGA
- a CDS encoding BolA/IbaG family iron-sulfur metabolism protein, whose protein sequence is MAMEAATIEKLIKEGIPDAVVEIADLRGDGDHYAALVTSATFKGKSRVQQHQMVYASLQGKMGGELHALALTTAVPEGA, encoded by the coding sequence ATGGCGATGGAAGCCGCCACGATCGAAAAGCTCATCAAGGAAGGCATCCCCGACGCAGTCGTGGAGATCGCCGACCTGCGGGGCGATGGCGACCACTATGCCGCGCTCGTCACCTCCGCCACCTTCAAGGGCAAGAGCCGGGTGCAGCAGCACCAGATGGTCTATGCGTCCCTGCAGGGCAAGATGGGCGGCGAACTGCACGCCCTGGCGCTGACCACCGCGGTGCCGGAAGGCGCCTGA
- the purB gene encoding adenylosuccinate lyase yields MIPRYTRPEMARIWEPENRFRIWFEIEAHACDAQAELGVIPKDAAKAVWERGKWEIDRIDEIERETRHDVIAFLTNLAEYVGPEARFVHQGMTSSDVLDTCLAVQMTQAADLLLADMDALLAALKRRAYEHKNTVTIGRSHGIHAEPTTFGLKLAGHYAAFARGRERLVQARQDIATCAISGAVGTFANIDPRVEEHVAAKLGLSVEPVSTQVIPRDRHAFFFSVLGVIASSIENLATEVRHLQRTEVREAEEYFHPGQKGSSAMPHKRNPVLSENLTGLARIVRSAVVPALENVALWHERDISHSSVERMIGPDATVTLDFALVRLTSMMEKLVVYPERMQKNLDDLGGLVFSQRVLLALTQAGMSREDSYKAVQRNAMQVWEKGGNYLDLLSADPDIAKHIGRDKLEPMFDMSYHTKHVDTVFKRVFGE; encoded by the coding sequence ATGATACCCCGCTATACCCGCCCCGAAATGGCCCGCATCTGGGAGCCGGAAAACCGCTTCCGCATCTGGTTCGAGATCGAGGCGCACGCCTGCGACGCGCAGGCCGAGCTGGGCGTGATCCCGAAGGACGCCGCCAAGGCGGTGTGGGAGCGCGGCAAGTGGGAGATCGACCGCATCGACGAGATCGAGCGCGAGACCCGGCACGACGTCATCGCCTTCCTGACCAACCTCGCCGAGTATGTCGGCCCCGAGGCCCGCTTCGTCCACCAGGGCATGACCTCGTCGGACGTGCTGGACACCTGTCTCGCCGTGCAGATGACCCAGGCCGCCGACCTGCTGCTGGCCGACATGGACGCCCTGCTGGCCGCGCTGAAGCGCCGGGCGTACGAGCACAAGAACACCGTCACCATCGGCCGCAGCCACGGCATCCATGCCGAGCCGACGACCTTCGGCCTGAAGCTGGCCGGCCATTACGCCGCCTTCGCCCGCGGGCGCGAGCGTCTGGTCCAGGCGCGCCAGGACATCGCCACCTGCGCCATCTCCGGCGCCGTCGGCACCTTCGCCAACATCGACCCGCGGGTGGAGGAGCATGTCGCCGCCAAGCTGGGCCTGTCGGTGGAGCCGGTGTCGACCCAGGTCATCCCGCGCGACCGCCACGCCTTCTTCTTCTCCGTGCTGGGCGTGATCGCGTCGAGCATCGAGAATCTGGCGACGGAAGTCCGCCACCTGCAGCGCACCGAGGTTCGCGAGGCGGAGGAGTATTTCCACCCCGGCCAGAAGGGCTCGTCGGCGATGCCGCACAAGCGCAACCCGGTCCTGTCGGAAAACCTGACCGGTCTGGCCCGCATCGTGCGCTCCGCCGTGGTCCCGGCGCTGGAGAATGTCGCGCTGTGGCACGAGCGCGACATCTCCCACAGCTCGGTCGAGCGGATGATCGGCCCCGACGCCACCGTCACGCTGGACTTCGCCCTGGTGCGCCTGACCAGCATGATGGAAAAGCTGGTGGTCTATCCGGAGCGCATGCAGAAGAACCTGGACGATCTGGGCGGTCTGGTCTTCTCGCAGCGCGTCCTGCTGGCGCTGACCCAGGCCGGCATGAGCCGCGAGGACAGCTACAAGGCGGTGCAGCGCAACGCCATGCAGGTGTGGGAGAAGGGCGGCAACTATCTGGACCTGCTGTCGGCAGATCCCGACATCGCCAAGCATATCGGCCGCGACAAGCTGGAGCCGATGTTCGACATGTCCTACCACACCAAGCATGTCGACACCGTGTTCAAGCGCGTGTTCGGCGAGTGA
- a CDS encoding EAL domain-containing protein — translation MSDPVVELVRAPSRSSDEARLYRLQFLASMALVSALVLGLGFYFVWQHWADLEHDLHQSETRYLQEQRQTLMQEVENAQSYLAYMRSRVEPLLKDHLRTQVNEAYAIARSVHDRERNILPEAAVKESIKQTLRPLRFSGGRGYYFIHDMNGNSVLMPVDPSREGTPKDGTSPSAVPDTAEDSVVGELMRAAHDPNRRGFARYRVNQPDDPAQTVDKLAFVRLFEPYDWLIGASDSLSAVETRLQHESLDRLRAFRFGETGFIGVLRQDGQVLLSPTAPASEGMNARDLPWRTERDIVTRMLDVGRQGGGELRYDWIHPVSARPTPKMAYVSAPNVWGWILVAGSYIDDVGREMEARRAEISRGVNQRVWTTVAVLGVALAASVGVSWLVTGWIRRIVGSYQLRVRHSDSMLRERARQLYLANFFIDHVSEIVVLADAGLRIAYVNPFGCKALGGRLDDLVMGQADLLKRFAAEGEDAASHYETAYLTADGRMLELEVTASRITYEGDVYYSAIARDISERKRAEWQLRLSAKVFDNAAEGMFVANEHRQIVAANDAFSRITGYGRDEVLGRGPEFLRSDRNPPDFYEELWAQLRAEGHWAGEIWSTRKNGEVFPEWLSVKLVRNEDGAVANYIAAFTDITETRAQEERIRHLAQFDFLTDLPNRFLLRDRLERAILVAGRHGTKVGLLFVDLDRFKTINDSLGHQVGDGLLREVAVRLSGTVRASDTVSRQGGDEFIILISDMDSPDAAGTVARKVLHALSEPYLIDGHELQVTPSIGIAIYPDDGTGIDALLKSADMAMYAAKEAGRATYRFFTPELNRRASDRMWTENNLRRALANNELELHFQPQFSLDDRRLVGAEALVRWRQPDGTLIMPGQFIPVAEDTGLILPLGDWVLGEACRRVSELLRHRDLLIAINLSAVQVRRPGLAERVAGWLSAYGIPPSALELEVTESVLMDESDVVSETFSQLREMGVPLAIDDFGTGYSSLAYLKRFRVDKLKIDRSFVSGLQADDPDSGAIAEAIIGMARSLRMQTLAEGVETEEQYDCLAGMGCDQCQGYLLGRPMPYEDFLEFVRRDAAAAGLLVAEVVD, via the coding sequence TTGTCCGACCCCGTCGTCGAACTGGTCCGTGCGCCGTCGCGCTCGTCCGACGAGGCCCGGCTCTACCGCCTGCAGTTCCTGGCGTCGATGGCGCTGGTGTCGGCGCTCGTCCTCGGGCTTGGCTTCTACTTCGTCTGGCAGCATTGGGCCGACCTGGAGCACGACCTGCACCAGAGCGAGACGCGCTATCTCCAGGAGCAGCGTCAGACCCTGATGCAGGAGGTGGAGAACGCGCAATCCTATCTCGCCTACATGCGCTCTCGCGTCGAGCCGCTGCTGAAGGACCATCTGCGCACCCAGGTGAACGAGGCCTATGCCATCGCCCGCAGCGTCCATGACCGGGAACGGAACATCCTGCCCGAAGCGGCGGTGAAGGAATCGATCAAGCAGACCCTGCGGCCGCTGCGCTTTTCCGGCGGTCGCGGCTACTACTTCATCCACGACATGAACGGCAACTCGGTCCTGATGCCGGTGGATCCGTCGCGGGAGGGGACGCCAAAGGACGGAACGTCGCCCTCCGCCGTGCCCGACACGGCGGAGGATTCGGTCGTGGGCGAGCTGATGCGGGCGGCCCATGACCCCAACCGGCGCGGCTTCGCCCGCTATCGCGTGAACCAGCCCGACGATCCGGCGCAGACCGTCGACAAGCTGGCCTTCGTCCGCCTGTTCGAACCCTATGACTGGCTGATCGGCGCCAGCGATTCTCTGAGCGCCGTGGAGACGCGGCTGCAGCATGAATCGCTGGATCGCCTGCGCGCCTTCCGGTTCGGCGAGACCGGCTTCATCGGCGTGCTGCGCCAGGACGGGCAGGTGCTGCTGTCGCCCACCGCTCCGGCGTCGGAGGGGATGAACGCCCGTGACCTGCCATGGAGGACCGAGCGCGACATCGTCACCCGCATGCTGGACGTCGGGCGCCAGGGCGGCGGCGAGCTGCGCTACGACTGGATCCATCCGGTCTCGGCGCGGCCGACGCCGAAGATGGCTTATGTTTCCGCCCCAAACGTCTGGGGCTGGATCCTGGTCGCCGGCTCCTACATCGACGATGTCGGCCGCGAGATGGAGGCCCGCCGGGCGGAGATCAGCCGCGGCGTCAACCAGCGGGTCTGGACCACGGTCGCCGTGCTGGGCGTGGCGCTGGCGGCCTCGGTCGGCGTGTCGTGGCTGGTCACCGGCTGGATCCGGCGCATCGTCGGCAGCTACCAGTTGCGGGTCCGGCACAGCGACAGCATGCTGCGCGAACGGGCGCGCCAGCTCTATCTCGCCAACTTCTTCATCGACCACGTGTCGGAGATCGTCGTGCTGGCCGATGCCGGCCTGCGCATCGCCTACGTCAACCCGTTCGGCTGCAAGGCGCTGGGCGGCAGGCTGGACGATCTCGTGATGGGGCAGGCCGACCTGCTGAAGCGCTTCGCCGCGGAGGGGGAGGACGCGGCCAGCCATTACGAGACCGCCTATCTCACCGCCGACGGCCGCATGCTGGAGCTTGAGGTCACCGCCAGCCGCATCACTTACGAGGGCGACGTCTATTACTCCGCCATCGCCCGCGATATCAGCGAGCGCAAGCGGGCGGAATGGCAGCTGCGGCTGTCGGCCAAGGTGTTCGACAACGCGGCGGAGGGCATGTTCGTCGCCAACGAACACCGGCAGATCGTCGCCGCCAACGACGCCTTCTCCCGCATCACCGGCTATGGGCGGGACGAGGTGCTGGGCCGCGGCCCGGAATTCCTGCGCTCCGACCGCAATCCGCCGGACTTCTATGAAGAGCTTTGGGCGCAGCTGCGCGCCGAGGGCCATTGGGCCGGCGAGATCTGGAGCACCCGCAAGAACGGCGAGGTGTTTCCGGAATGGCTGAGCGTCAAGCTGGTCAGGAACGAGGACGGCGCCGTCGCCAACTACATCGCCGCCTTCACCGACATCACCGAGACCCGCGCGCAGGAGGAGCGCATCCGCCATCTGGCGCAGTTCGACTTCCTGACCGACCTGCCCAACCGCTTCCTGCTGCGCGACCGGCTGGAACGCGCGATCCTGGTCGCCGGCCGCCACGGCACCAAGGTGGGACTGCTGTTCGTCGATCTCGACCGCTTCAAGACCATCAACGACAGTCTGGGCCATCAGGTCGGCGACGGCCTTCTGCGCGAGGTGGCGGTGCGGCTGAGCGGCACCGTGCGGGCCAGCGACACGGTCAGCCGGCAGGGCGGCGACGAGTTCATCATCCTCATCAGCGACATGGACAGCCCGGACGCTGCCGGCACCGTCGCGCGCAAGGTGCTGCACGCCCTGTCGGAACCCTATCTGATCGACGGGCACGAGCTGCAGGTCACGCCGTCCATCGGCATCGCGATCTATCCCGACGACGGCACCGGCATCGACGCGCTGCTGAAGAGCGCCGACATGGCGATGTACGCCGCCAAGGAGGCCGGGCGCGCGACCTACCGGTTCTTCACGCCGGAGCTGAACCGCCGCGCGTCGGATCGCATGTGGACGGAAAACAACCTGCGCCGCGCCTTGGCCAACAACGAGCTGGAGCTGCATTTCCAGCCGCAGTTCTCGCTGGACGACCGCCGGCTGGTCGGGGCGGAGGCGCTGGTGCGCTGGCGCCAGCCCGACGGCACGCTGATCATGCCCGGCCAGTTCATTCCGGTGGCCGAGGATACCGGCCTGATCCTGCCGCTCGGCGACTGGGTGCTGGGTGAGGCTTGCCGCCGGGTGTCGGAACTGCTGCGCCACCGCGACCTGCTGATCGCCATCAACCTGTCGGCGGTGCAGGTGCGCCGCCCCGGATTGGCCGAGCGGGTGGCGGGCTGGCTGTCGGCCTACGGCATCCCGCCGTCGGCGCTGGAACTGGAAGTGACGGAAAGCGTCCTGATGGACGAGTCCGACGTTGTCTCGGAAACCTTCTCGCAGCTGCGCGAGATGGGCGTGCCGCTCGCCATCGACGATTTCGGCACCGGCTATTCCTCGCTGGCCTATCTGAAGCGCTTCCGCGTCGACAAGCTGAAGATCGACCGCAGCTTCGTCAGCGGCCTGCAGGCCGACGACCCGGACAGCGGCGCCATCGCCGAGGCGATCATCGGCATGGCCCGGTCCTTGCGCATGCAGACGCTGGCCGAAGGGGTGGAGACGGAGGAGCAGTACGACTGCCTCGCCGGGATGGGCTGCGACCAGTGCCAGGGCTATCTGCTGGGCCGCCCGATGCCCTACGAGGATTTCCTGGAGTTCGTCCGGCGCGATGCCGCCGCGGCCGGGCTGCTGGTGGCGGAGGTGGTGGACTAG
- a CDS encoding M48 family metallopeptidase, translating to MVQRRPAPSRRRKRSAARPPQPPRALEISGLPMPLELRESARATRMTLRVDPGRGLVQVVVPVGVSETDARQFVGRHDGWLRARLAAMPPSLPFADGASVPYLGVEHVIRHDPALRGATRIEDGALLVGGQPEHIARRIRDFLTAEAKRELAARARLKAATIGARVAAVTIRDTRSRWGSCSSTGRLSFSWRLILTPEPVLDYVVGHEVAHLREMNHSPRFWALCASLTDGTGVEWPRAWLKANGTRLLRYG from the coding sequence ATGGTGCAACGCCGCCCCGCCCCGTCCCGTCGCCGCAAGCGATCCGCCGCCCGACCGCCCCAGCCGCCGCGGGCGCTGGAGATTTCCGGCCTGCCCATGCCGCTGGAGTTGCGGGAGAGCGCGCGCGCCACCCGCATGACCCTGCGCGTCGATCCCGGCCGCGGGCTGGTCCAGGTGGTGGTGCCGGTCGGCGTGTCGGAAACCGACGCCCGCCAGTTCGTCGGCCGCCATGACGGTTGGCTGCGGGCACGGCTGGCGGCGATGCCGCCCTCCCTGCCCTTCGCCGACGGCGCCAGCGTGCCCTATCTCGGCGTCGAGCATGTCATCCGCCACGACCCCGCCCTGCGCGGCGCGACCCGGATCGAGGACGGCGCCCTGCTGGTCGGCGGCCAACCCGAGCACATCGCCCGCCGCATCCGCGATTTCCTGACCGCCGAGGCCAAGCGCGAACTGGCAGCCCGCGCCCGGTTGAAGGCCGCGACCATCGGCGCCCGCGTCGCCGCCGTCACCATCCGCGACACCAGGAGCCGCTGGGGCAGCTGTTCGTCCACCGGCCGGCTGTCCTTCTCCTGGCGCCTGATCCTGACGCCCGAACCGGTGCTGGATTATGTCGTCGGCCATGAGGTGGCGCATCTGCGCGAAATGAACCATTCCCCGCGCTTCTGGGCGCTGTGCGCCAGCCTGACCGACGGCACCGGCGTGGAATGGCCGCGGGCATGGCTGAAGGCGAACGGGACAAGGCTGCTGCGCTACGGGTGA
- a CDS encoding ATP-binding protein, producing the protein MPLIPEQTPTREDWLDALLSAGGSPQALLGEDGRVLVANRAFADALGCPPDAVEGKTLAEAGLPAGTADGIEGLRRQVMETGIAASAAGPLPGLPSALALSPVADAGGRIRAVALAADAPAADVIAAALAEARAETARARADAERARTAKGKFLSAASHDLRQPFQAMHLFHHLLSGRLTDPASIELANKLEQAIIGGETLLRALLEVSALEAGLVTAKPQTFPVDELLAKMLEEFGPEAEAKGLRFNVHPLDAQVTSDPVLMERLLRPIMANALRYTLKGGILLAARRRGANLRIEVWDTGVGIDPANHAVIFEDFHQLGNPGRDRKQGLGLGLAIVRRLAQVLGHPVTVRSKPGKGSVFAVEVPLAGHDGDRSGDDSADSDPDPAVGQSASATPTAAGTVLVIEDDAMQLEGIGLLLQGWGYAVIPARGIDEACAGLDGGAATPDLVLSDLRLSGPETGIDAIQAVRARCGRRVPGVIVTGDTDPDRLRSVDRSGFPLVHKPCDPAALRRLLSHSLKAGRGALLAGGRRPDTAWNTGCSR; encoded by the coding sequence ATGCCTCTCATCCCAGAACAAACGCCGACACGCGAGGATTGGTTGGACGCCCTGCTGTCGGCCGGCGGATCGCCTCAGGCCCTGCTTGGCGAGGATGGGCGCGTGCTGGTGGCGAACCGTGCCTTCGCCGACGCTCTCGGCTGCCCGCCGGACGCGGTGGAGGGGAAGACCCTGGCGGAGGCCGGGCTGCCCGCCGGCACCGCCGACGGGATCGAGGGGCTGCGGCGGCAGGTGATGGAGACCGGGATAGCGGCCAGCGCTGCCGGCCCGCTCCCCGGCCTGCCGTCTGCGCTGGCGCTGTCCCCGGTGGCGGACGCCGGCGGGCGGATCCGCGCGGTGGCGCTGGCGGCTGATGCCCCTGCTGCCGATGTCATTGCCGCCGCCTTGGCCGAAGCGAGGGCGGAGACCGCGCGGGCGCGTGCCGATGCCGAACGCGCCCGCACCGCCAAGGGCAAGTTCCTGTCCGCGGCCAGCCACGACCTGCGCCAGCCCTTCCAGGCGATGCACCTGTTCCACCATCTGCTGAGCGGCCGGCTGACCGATCCGGCCTCCATCGAGCTGGCGAACAAGCTGGAGCAGGCGATCATTGGCGGCGAGACCCTGCTGCGCGCCCTGCTGGAGGTGTCGGCGCTGGAAGCCGGGCTGGTCACCGCCAAGCCGCAGACCTTCCCGGTCGACGAACTGCTCGCCAAGATGCTGGAGGAGTTCGGGCCGGAGGCGGAGGCCAAGGGGCTGCGGTTCAACGTCCATCCGCTCGACGCCCAGGTGACCAGCGATCCGGTGCTGATGGAGCGGCTGCTGCGGCCGATCATGGCCAACGCCCTGCGCTACACCCTGAAGGGCGGCATCCTGCTGGCGGCGCGGCGGCGCGGTGCGAACCTGCGCATCGAGGTGTGGGACACCGGCGTCGGCATCGATCCGGCCAACCATGCCGTGATCTTCGAAGACTTCCACCAACTCGGCAATCCCGGGCGCGACCGTAAGCAGGGGCTGGGCCTTGGTCTCGCCATCGTGCGGCGGCTGGCTCAGGTGCTGGGGCATCCGGTGACCGTGCGCTCCAAGCCCGGCAAGGGCTCCGTCTTCGCGGTGGAGGTGCCGCTGGCCGGCCATGACGGCGACCGGTCGGGTGACGACTCCGCCGACAGCGACCCTGACCCGGCGGTCGGCCAGTCTGCGTCCGCAACTCCGACGGCGGCCGGCACGGTGCTGGTGATCGAGGACGATGCCATGCAGTTGGAAGGGATCGGGCTGCTGTTGCAGGGCTGGGGCTATGCCGTCATCCCTGCCCGCGGCATCGACGAGGCCTGTGCCGGGCTGGACGGGGGCGCCGCCACTCCGGACCTCGTGCTGTCCGACCTGCGCCTGTCGGGGCCGGAGACCGGCATAGACGCCATCCAGGCGGTGCGTGCCCGCTGCGGCCGGCGGGTGCCGGGCGTCATCGTCACCGGCGACACCGATCCCGACCGGCTGCGCAGCGTCGACCGCAGCGGCTTTCCCCTGGTCCACAAGCCTTGCGACCCTGCCGCCCTGCGCCGCCTGCTGAGCCACAGCCTGAAGGCCGGACGGGGAGCCCTCCTGGCCGGCGGGCGGCGGCCCGACACCGCCTGGAACACCGGCTGCTCGCGTTAG